A region of Rattus rattus isolate New Zealand chromosome 7, Rrattus_CSIRO_v1, whole genome shotgun sequence DNA encodes the following proteins:
- the Cep170b gene encoding centrosomal protein of 170 kDa protein B — protein sequence MSVTSWFLVSSSGTRHRLPRELIFVGRDDCELMLQSRSVDKQHAVINYDQDRDEHWVKDLGSLNGTFVNDVRIPDQKYITLKLNDVIRFGYDSNMYVLERVQHRVPEEALKHEKYTSQLQVSVKVSAPKRGDTLPDHTPYCESSQPRPEKGDRRHGAEAVAYRTPLYGQPSWWGEDDSGAPSEDRHQQEPYPERPKDLTQQDSELDSCRAPAEPPDYSFRREPSYFEIPTKEAPQPPRLPEVPTQEMPTKDQEACTGGTAPVVQSHASFTIEFDDCSPGKVKIKDHITKFSLRQRRPPSKETTPVEMVSAETKVADWLVQNDPSLLRRDGSGDDRHSTKSDLPVHTRTLKGHKHEDGTQSDSEDPLAKTASVSGAPTEASGEQVRLQRQIRRDPQELLHNQQAFVIEFFDEDTPRKKRSQSFTHTPPADPKADKRRGTGAADRERPGVTVRTTGSSSGPQRASSLKREKTEERLGNTSPVPRASTRPFGSVGRRSRLAQDFMAQCMRDSSPATRPGPEKTPPVLPAPLTPRGASPVTPSSTPPPPTDPQLTKARRQEEDDSLSDAGTYTIETEAQDQEVEEARKMIDQVFGVFESPEVSRVSSATFRPVIKGDKDESSDGGMAQRMALLQEFASRTPGMAPQMEQQSLLVPGSPGGQKWVSRWASLADSYTDAGLAEDGPGRRTGEPEGPLPVRTRRLLPQLPSDRADSPAGLEAARRNGPGPPELSGDPANCLIGQEDLDPDSLSDASGSDGGRGPEPGTERQEDLAWVRGRRSPRAPGELAPTSFFIGDQNGEATFPKKSFVAPGEADGPGRVVQTSPSARDSLYVSSNGRMVIQLRSGRSPEPDPAPPKETLTFARQESFTKEPTSGPPAPGKLPHISSHPLLQDLAAARASRMDFHTQDTHLILKETETALAALEARLRSKSADECEGGSTPRPPEDSLSGDSDVDTASTISLLSGKNGPSPTTPQTPGPQKESLLSPPAVPDPGVTTPGSARERLSERQHRPPPADLGHGDPSRRLAMRRGHGSRGSLDWPEEERGSGLAHLPNSNHETPEATVSGRQGPRRKPVAPPPSPAAREEQSRSSTTAQKVQQVLTRSNSLSTPRPTRASRLRRARLGDASDTEAVDGERGTTANPEPANRAAPEQAKKLTRLDILAMPRKRAGSFTGPSDSETTPARTGFSGRSAELYSTSRKPTIAEARAAAKKAAATAANPGPRQPFSRARPGSARYSSSTRRRQQGSDYTSTSEEEYGSHHSSPKHTRSHASTATQTPRGSSSVRARSQGPRDTDDDEEEPDPYGFIVQTAEIAEIARLSQTLVKDVAILAREIHDVAGDGDSLGSPGPTRSLSLGNVPNTPASTISAREELVQRIPEASLNFQKVPPGSMNSHNNLDQNMNDSREDALANKTRPRNREEVIFDNLMLNPVSQLSHAIRENTEHLAEKMKILFQNTGRAWEDLEARINAENEVPILKTSNKEISSILKELRRVQKQLEVINAIVDPSMNLDLLMGNRAPSGSVQPGLGKARPAAQSSASPASVDTLLPAMPLRSFPQRANCGPPGLPEPAFLPDAERFLI from the exons ATGAGCGTCACATCTTGGTTCCTGGTGAGCAGCAGTGGCACCCGCCACCGGCTCCCGCGTGAGCTCATCTTCGTGGGGCGTGATGATTGTGAGCTCATGTTGCAG TCCCGTAGTGTGGACAAACAGCATGCTGTCATCAACTACGACCAGGACCGTGATGAACACTGGGTGAAGGACCTGGGCAGTCTCAATGGG acATTTGTGAATGACGTGCGCATCCCAGACCAGAAGTACATCACACTGAAGCTCAACGATGTCATCCGCTTTGGCTATG ATTCCAATATGTACGTGCTAGAGCGTGTGCAGCACCGTGTTCCTGAGGAGGCGCTCAAG CACGAGAAGTACACCAGCCAGCTGCAGGTGAGCGTCAAGGTCTCTGCACCCAAAAGGGGTGACACGCTGCCAGACCACACACCCTACTGCGAGTCCTCACAGCCCAGGCCGGAGAAAGGGGACCGCAGACATGGAGCAG AGGCGGTAGCTTACCGCACACCCCTGTATGGGCAACCCTCCTGGTGGGGTGAGGATGACAGTGGAGCACCATCTGAAGACCGGCACCAGCAGGAGCCCTACCCAG AGCGTCCCAAGGACCTGACACAGCAAGACAGTGAGCTAGACAGCTGCCGTGCTCCTGCCGAACCACCAGACTACTCGTTCAGACGTGAGCCCAGCTACTTCGAGATCCCCACAAAGGAAGCCCCACAGCCTCCACGGCTCCCTGAAGTGCCAACCCAGGAAATGCCCACAAAAGACCAGGAGGCCTGCACTGGTGGGACGGCCCCAGTGGTGCAGAGCCATGCCTCCTTCACCATTGAGTTTGACGACTGCAGCCCAGGCAAGGTGAAGATCAAAGACCACATCACCAAGTTCTCCCTGCGTCAGCGGCGACCCCCCAGCAAGGAGACCACACCCGTGGAGATGGTCTCGGCCGAAACCAAGGTGGCTGACTGGCTGGTGCAGAATGACCCAAGCCTGCTGCGCCGGGATGGCTCAGGGGATGACCGCCACAGCACCAAAAGCGACCTTCCTGTCCACACTCGAACTCTGAAGG GCCACAAGCATGAGGATGGCACACAGAGCGACTCGGAGGACCCCTTGGCCAAGACTGCTTCGGTGTCTGGAGCCCCGACAGAGGCCAGTGGGGAGCAGGTGCGGCTGCAGAGGCAGATCAGGAGGGACCCTCAGGAGCTTCTGCACAACCAGCAAGCCTTCGTCATTGAGTTCTTCGATGAGGACACACCCCGCAAGAAACGCTCACAGTCCTTTACACATACCCCACCTGCAGACCCCAAGGCTGACAAGCGCCGGGGCACGGGGGCTGCGGACAGAGAGCGTCCTGGTGTCACGGTGCGCACCACAGGCAGCAGCTCAGGACCACAGAGGGCCAGCTCGCTCAAGCGAGAGAAGACTGAGGAGCGACTGGGCAACACCTCTCCCGTCCCCCGTGCCTCCACCCGCCCCTTTGGCAGTGTGGGGCGCCGCTCCCGCCTGGCCCAGGACTTCATGGCCCAGTGTATGCGGGACAGTTCCccagccaccaggcctggccctgAGAAGACGCCTCCGGTGCTGCCCGCCCCTTTGACACCCCGAGGGGCCAGCCCTGTGACCCCCTCAAGCACCCCGCCGCCTCCCACTGACCCCCAGCTGACCAAGGCACGTAGACAGGAGGAGGATGACAGTCTTAGTGACGCGGGCACCTACACCATCGAGACAGAGGCTCAAGACCAAGAAGTGGAGGAGGCTCGGAAGATGATCGACCAG GTCTTTGGGGTGTTCGAATCCCCTGAAGTCTCCAGGGTGTCCTCAGCTACCTTCCGCCCTGTCATCAAAGGTGACAAAGATGAATCCAGTGATGGCGGCATGGCCCAGCGGATGGCTTTGCTGCAAGAGTTTGCTTCCCGCACCCCAGGCATGGCTCCACAGATGGAGCAGCAG AGCCTCCTGGTCCCAGGTTCCCCTGGGGGTCAGAAGTGGGTTTCGCGTTGGGCTAGCCTGGCTGACAGCTACACTGATGCTGGCTTGGCAG AGGACGGTCCTGGCCGCAGAACTGGAGAGCCTGAGGGGCCCCTGCCTGTGCGAACCCGGCGTCTGCTCCCTCAGTTGCCCAGTGATAGGGCTGACAGCCCTGCAGGCCTTGAAGCTGCCAGGCGGAATGGCCCAGGGCCACCAGAGCTGAGTGGTGATCCAGCAAACTGCCTTATAGGCCAGGAAGACCTGGACCCCGATAGTCTCAGTGATGCCAGCGGGTCAGATGGTGGCCGAGGCCCGGAACCAGGCACAGAGCGGCAGGAGGATCTAGCATGGGTCAGGGGTCGGCGCTCACCAAGGGCCCCGGGGGAGCTAGCCCCCACCTCTTTCTTCATTGGTGATCAGAATGGGGAGGCCACCTTCCCCAAAAAATCATTTGTGGCTCCTGGGGAAGCGGATGGCCCGGGACGGGTTGTCCAGACCAGCCCTTCAGCAAGGGACAGCCTTTACGTCAGTTCCAACGGGAGAATGGTGATCCAGTTGCGCAGTGGTCGGTCCCCAGAGCCTGACCCGGCCCCACCCAAGGAGACTCTGACCTTTGCCCGGCAAGAGAGTTTCACTAAGGAGCCGACCAGCGGTCCCCCAGCCCCTGGCAAGCTCCCCCACATTTCTAGCCACCCGCTCCTACAAGACTTGGCTGCAGCCCGCGCCTCACGCATGGACTTCCACACTCAGGACACCCACCTGATCTTGAAGGAGACCGAGACAGCCCTGGCAGCCCTGGAGGCCCGACTCCGCTCCAAGTCTGCAGATGAGTGTGAGGGGGGCAGCACCCCTAGGCCCCCAGAGGACTCCCTGTCTGGGGATTCGGATGTGGACACAGCTAGCACTATTAGCTTGCTCAGTGGCAAAAATGGACCCAGCCCAACAACCCCCCAGACTCCAGGGCCACAGAAGGAGAGCCTGCTGTCTCCTCCAGCAGTACCAGACCCGGGGGTTACGACCCCGGGCAGCGCCCGAGAGCGACTGTCTGAGCGACAGCATCGCCCACCACCTGCAGACTTGGGCCATGGAGACCCATCAAGGCGCCTGGCTATGCGGCGAGGCCATGGGTCTCGAGGGTCCCTGGACTGGCCAGAAGAAGAGCGAGGCTCTGGCCTTGCCCACCTGCCCAATTCTAACCATGAGACCCCCGAGGCTACCGTGTCAGGTCGCCAAGGGCCTCGCCGGAAGCCGGTGGCTCCCCCACCGTCCCCAGCTGCCCGGGAGGAGCAAAGCCGCAGTTCCACCACGGCTCAGAAGGTGCAGCAGGTACTGACCCGCTCCAACAGCCTGTCCACCCCAAGGCCCACCAGGGCCTCCCGACTCAGGCGGGCCCGTCTGGGGGATGCCTCAGACACTGAGGCCGTGGATGGTGAACGAGGGACCACGGCCAACCCTGAACCAGCAAATCGTGCCGCCCCTGAGCAGGCCAAGAAACTGACACGCTTGGACATCCTGGCCATGCCCCGGAAGCGGGCGGGCTCCTTCACAGGGCCCAGTGATTCTGAGACCACCCCTGCCCGTACTGGCTTCTCTGGTCGCAGTGCTGAGCTCTACAGCACCAGCCGTAAGCCCACGATAGCTGAGGCCCGCGCTGCTGCCAAGaaagctgctgctactgctgccaACCCAGGCCCCCGCCAGCCCTTCAGCCGGGCTCGCCCGGGCAGTGCCAGATACTCTTCCA GCACTCGGCGGCGGCAGCAGGGTTCGGATTACACGTCCACCTCCGAGGAGGAGTATGGGTCCCACCACAGCTCCCCTAAACACACACGCTCCCATGCCTCAACAGCCACACAGACCCCAAGGGGCAGCAGCTCTGTCCGGGCTCGCTCCCAGGGCCCCCGAGACACAGACGATGATGAGGAAGAGCCTGACCCCTACGGCTTCATCGTGCAGACAGCAGAGATCGCGGAAATTGCTAG GCTAAGCCAGACACTAGTGAAGGATGTGGCCATCCTGGCCAGGGAGATCCATGATGTGGCTGGAGATGGGGACTCGCTGGGCTCCCCAGGACCCACTCGCAGCCTATCTCTCGGGAATGTGCCCAACACCCCTGCCTCAACCATCTCAGCCCGGGAagag CTGGTACAGCGCATTCCAGAGGCCAGCCTCAACTTCCAAAAAGTGCCACCTGGCTCCATGAACTCCCACAACAACTTGGACCAGAACATGAATGACAGCCGTGAGGATGCCCTGGCCAACAAGACAAGGCCTCGGAACCGCGAGGAG GTGATCTTTGATAATCTGATGCTAAACCCGGTGTCCCAACTGTCACACGCCATCCGTGAGAACACAGAGCATCTCGCCGAGAAGATGAA GATCCTCTTCCAGAATACAGGCCGGGCATGGGAGGACTTAGAGGCCAGAATCAACGCTGAGAATGAAGTACCCATCCTGAAGACATCCAAcaag gagATCAGCTCCATCCTAAAAGAACTTCGACGTGTACAGAAGCAGTTAGAAG TCATCAATGCTATTGTGGACCCCAGCATGAACCTCGACCTACTGATGGGAAACAGGGCTCCTTCAGGGTCCGTTCAGCCAGGACTTGGGAAAGCCCGGCCAGCAGCTCAGagctcagcttctcctgcctcGGTGGACACCTTGCTGCCAGCCATGCCTCTCAGGAGCTTCCCACAACGGGCAAACTGCGGGCCCCCCGGCCTCCCGGagcctgctttccttcctgatGCTGAGAGGTTTCTGATCTAA